One Luteolibacter flavescens genomic region harbors:
- a CDS encoding response regulator produces MPIHHRHLAVPAKKATTLPLYLGFAAAVIFFLCSGYITFRNIVVLREASREIEETHSEIASLERVLALMKDAETGQRGFVITGNESYLQPYRSARTALAAEMTRMREATSGSTDQKALFLQIESQISAKLAELDETVSLRRDSGFEAARQVVDTDRGKQIMDDIRENLGALADEERHIREARLEEREAAQSVALASGLVTAGLGIALSAIITWLIRRAHAVRRRQEWSQAGKLEMSAVMSGEKGMIPLAESILTYLSRHLDAHAGAVFAMRSGSFDRVAAIGVPAGSGLPDRFEAGEGLLGRAVAEKSLQRIDDVPEDYLAVGSGLGKGTPRHLVILPALVDESVNCVIELGFIHPLDRAAEAFLLDVSEQIGVAIKSAAYREHLQELLEETQRQSEEMQAQSEELRVSNEELEEQGRALQESQARLEMQQVELEQTNEELLDQANALEDQKRQLLLGKESLEQQARVIEQASRYKSDFLANMSHELRTPLNSALILAKLLSENRPGNLTDEQIKFAVTIQTAGNDLLNLINDVLDLSKIEAGHMEVHSETVSIPRMLTGLGDVFQPVATGKSLRLELSAAPGAPEQIVTDSKRLEQVLKNLLSNALKFTESGSVRLEVTAVGEQVAISVTDTGIGISPEHQGLIFEPFSQADGSTARKYGGTGLGLSISRNLVRLLGGEITLASEPGKGSVFTVHLPLSLRQAELRQEFIPTPGVAVQAAPVTLPPAAASVVMARIPDDREQLDAERRIILVVEDDEAFANILHDLAHELSFQCLVATSAEEGLLLAREHLPSAVLLDVGLPDHSGLFVLERLKADPRTRHIPVHIVSANDYSRTALSLGAVGYLLKPVKHEELVNALRGLETRLTRKMRRVLVVEDDLVQMEALGHLLESSEVTTVGVGTVAECLEKLSTETFDCMVLDLSLPDASGFSLLEKLSEGDSYSFPPVIVYTGRDLSTEEEQDLRRYSQSIIVKGAKSPERLLDEVSLFLHQVVSELPPEKQRMLKMAGNRDAVLEGRCILIAEDDVRNIFALTSVLEGRGMKLRIARNGKEAITALEEAQGDPEKQIDLVLMDVMMPEMDGLTATREIRKRHEWARLPIITLTAKAMKSDQEQCLAAGANDYLAKPLDVEKLLSLIRVWMPR; encoded by the coding sequence ATGCCCATCCATCATCGTCACCTCGCGGTGCCCGCGAAAAAGGCAACCACACTGCCACTTTACCTCGGGTTCGCTGCCGCGGTGATCTTCTTCCTCTGCAGCGGCTACATCACCTTCCGGAATATCGTGGTGCTCCGCGAGGCATCCCGGGAGATCGAGGAGACCCACTCGGAGATCGCATCGCTGGAGCGGGTGCTTGCGTTGATGAAGGACGCGGAGACCGGGCAGCGGGGATTTGTCATCACGGGGAACGAGAGCTACCTGCAGCCCTATCGCTCGGCGCGAACGGCACTGGCGGCGGAGATGACGCGGATGCGGGAGGCGACCAGCGGGTCCACGGATCAGAAGGCGCTCTTCCTCCAGATTGAGTCGCAGATCTCGGCAAAGCTGGCCGAGCTGGATGAGACGGTGAGCCTCCGGCGCGACAGCGGCTTCGAGGCTGCGCGGCAGGTCGTGGACACGGATCGCGGCAAGCAGATCATGGACGACATCCGCGAGAACCTGGGGGCTCTGGCGGATGAAGAGCGGCACATCCGCGAGGCGCGCTTGGAAGAGAGGGAGGCGGCGCAGAGCGTGGCGCTGGCCAGCGGTCTGGTCACTGCGGGGCTGGGCATCGCGCTGTCAGCCATCATCACGTGGCTCATCCGCCGCGCCCATGCGGTGCGCCGCCGTCAGGAGTGGTCGCAGGCGGGGAAGCTGGAGATGTCCGCGGTGATGTCCGGCGAGAAGGGGATGATACCTTTGGCGGAGAGCATTCTCACTTACCTTTCACGCCACTTGGACGCGCATGCGGGAGCGGTTTTTGCCATGCGCTCGGGTTCCTTCGATCGGGTGGCTGCCATTGGCGTGCCGGCGGGCAGCGGCTTGCCGGATCGCTTCGAGGCGGGCGAGGGACTGCTTGGTCGCGCCGTCGCGGAGAAGTCACTCCAGCGCATCGACGACGTGCCGGAGGACTACCTCGCGGTGGGCTCAGGGCTGGGCAAGGGCACTCCCCGGCATCTGGTCATCCTCCCGGCGCTGGTGGACGAGTCGGTGAATTGCGTGATCGAGCTCGGCTTCATCCACCCGCTCGACCGCGCGGCGGAGGCCTTCCTGCTCGACGTGTCCGAGCAGATCGGCGTGGCGATCAAGTCCGCGGCCTATCGCGAGCATCTGCAGGAGCTGTTGGAGGAAACCCAGCGCCAGTCCGAGGAGATGCAGGCGCAGAGCGAGGAGCTCCGCGTCTCGAACGAGGAACTGGAAGAGCAGGGCCGCGCGCTGCAGGAATCGCAGGCCCGCCTGGAAATGCAGCAAGTCGAGCTGGAGCAGACGAACGAGGAACTGCTGGACCAGGCGAACGCGCTGGAAGACCAGAAGCGGCAGTTGCTGCTGGGCAAGGAATCGCTGGAGCAGCAGGCGCGCGTCATCGAGCAGGCGAGCCGTTACAAGTCCGACTTCCTAGCGAACATGTCGCACGAACTTCGCACGCCGCTGAACTCGGCGTTGATCCTCGCGAAGCTGCTTTCAGAGAACCGCCCCGGCAACCTAACGGACGAGCAGATCAAGTTCGCCGTGACCATCCAGACCGCGGGCAATGACCTGCTGAATCTGATCAACGATGTGCTGGATCTCTCGAAGATCGAGGCCGGGCACATGGAGGTCCATTCCGAGACGGTCAGCATCCCGCGTATGCTCACGGGCCTCGGCGATGTCTTCCAGCCGGTGGCCACGGGGAAAAGCCTGCGGCTTGAATTGTCCGCCGCGCCCGGAGCGCCGGAGCAGATCGTGACCGACTCGAAGCGTCTGGAGCAGGTCTTGAAGAACCTGCTCTCGAACGCGCTGAAATTCACCGAGTCGGGATCGGTGCGGCTGGAAGTGACAGCGGTGGGCGAGCAGGTCGCCATCTCCGTGACGGACACGGGCATCGGCATCTCGCCGGAGCATCAGGGACTCATCTTCGAGCCCTTCTCACAGGCCGATGGCAGCACCGCGCGGAAGTATGGCGGCACCGGCCTGGGGCTCTCCATCTCGCGGAATCTCGTACGCCTGCTCGGTGGGGAGATCACGCTGGCAAGCGAGCCGGGGAAGGGGAGCGTCTTCACCGTGCATCTGCCCCTCAGCCTGCGTCAGGCGGAGCTTCGACAGGAATTCATCCCGACGCCCGGAGTGGCGGTGCAGGCCGCTCCCGTGACTCTGCCGCCCGCCGCCGCCTCGGTGGTGATGGCGCGCATCCCGGACGATCGCGAGCAACTGGATGCGGAAAGAAGGATCATCCTAGTGGTGGAGGATGACGAGGCATTCGCGAACATCCTCCACGACCTCGCGCACGAACTGAGCTTCCAGTGTCTCGTGGCGACGAGTGCGGAGGAGGGGCTGCTTCTCGCGAGGGAGCACCTTCCGAGCGCCGTGCTGCTGGACGTGGGCCTGCCGGATCACTCCGGACTCTTCGTGCTTGAGCGCCTGAAGGCGGATCCGCGGACGCGTCACATCCCTGTCCACATCGTTTCGGCGAATGATTACTCGCGCACCGCGCTCTCGCTCGGAGCGGTGGGATACCTGCTTAAGCCGGTAAAGCATGAGGAGCTGGTGAATGCCCTGCGCGGTCTGGAGACACGCCTCACCCGCAAGATGCGGAGAGTGCTGGTGGTGGAGGACGACCTCGTGCAGATGGAGGCACTCGGTCATTTGTTAGAGTCCAGCGAGGTCACCACCGTGGGCGTGGGCACCGTGGCGGAGTGCTTGGAAAAGCTGAGCACGGAGACATTCGATTGCATGGTGCTGGACCTGAGCCTGCCGGATGCATCCGGCTTCAGCCTGCTTGAGAAGCTGAGCGAGGGAGACTCATACTCCTTCCCGCCGGTGATCGTTTACACGGGCCGCGACCTGAGCACGGAGGAGGAGCAGGATCTCCGCCGCTACTCGCAGTCCATCATCGTGAAGGGTGCGAAGTCGCCGGAGCGCCTGCTGGATGAGGTGTCGCTTTTCCTCCATCAGGTGGTGTCGGAATTGCCGCCGGAAAAGCAGCGGATGCTGAAGATGGCGGGCAATCGCGATGCCGTGCTGGAGGGACGCTGCATCCTTATCGCCGAGGACGACGTGCGGAATATCTTCGCCTTGACCAGCGTGCTGGAAGGACGGGGCATGAAGCTGAGGATCGCGAGGAATGGCAAGGAAGCCATCACCGCGCTGGAGGAAGCCCAGGGCGATCCGGAGAAGCAGATCGATCTCGTGCTCATGGACGTGATGATGCCGGAGATGGACGGCCTCACCGCCACGCGGGAAATCCGCAAGCGCCACGAGTGGGCAAGGCTGCCCATCATCACGCTGACCGCGAAGGCAATGAAGAGCGATCAGGAGCAGTGCCTAGCCGCCGGTGCGAACGATTACCTCGCAAAGCCGCTGGACGTGGAGAAACTGCTATCCCTCATCCGCGTGTGGATGCCGCGCTGA
- a CDS encoding AraC family transcriptional regulator: MPRPYGQDAAKMAARITIGERTREAIKADSADLADVEIIAVGETVADGSYSIERDRFPCGHLIATVSGEGECRIGDQWHPCLPGSVFVNPPGSGESIRSARGESWTFCWLHLFPAFFQATGVPSQNVVNADVMPFRHAVGGFLHSSFSAAHEKSAPMWIDLIRFHARNLIAPEVRTRQLDRVWASVSADPAHPWQVPELASLARMSRELLRRKSKEETGRSPMHQVTHLRMLRAMELLQISDYKLEVVAELVGYDNAFSFSHAFVKSTGQRPSSWRARQ; this comes from the coding sequence ATGCCGCGGCCATATGGACAGGATGCCGCGAAGATGGCCGCACGGATTACCATAGGAGAGCGCACGCGGGAAGCGATCAAGGCCGACTCGGCGGACCTCGCGGATGTCGAGATCATCGCGGTGGGTGAGACGGTCGCAGACGGCAGCTACTCGATCGAGCGCGACCGATTTCCCTGCGGACATCTCATCGCCACGGTCTCCGGCGAGGGCGAGTGCCGTATCGGGGATCAGTGGCACCCTTGCCTGCCCGGCTCCGTCTTCGTGAATCCGCCTGGCTCCGGCGAATCCATCCGCAGCGCACGGGGGGAGAGCTGGACCTTCTGTTGGCTTCATCTTTTTCCAGCTTTCTTCCAAGCCACCGGAGTGCCGTCGCAAAATGTGGTCAATGCAGACGTCATGCCGTTCCGCCACGCGGTTGGAGGATTCCTCCACTCGTCCTTCTCCGCGGCTCATGAGAAGTCCGCGCCGATGTGGATCGATCTGATCCGCTTCCACGCGAGAAACCTCATCGCACCGGAAGTCCGCACCCGCCAGCTCGATCGCGTGTGGGCCTCCGTGTCCGCCGACCCCGCGCACCCTTGGCAGGTGCCGGAACTCGCAAGCCTCGCCCGCATGAGCCGGGAGCTGCTCAGGCGGAAATCAAAGGAGGAAACCGGCCGCTCTCCCATGCATCAGGTGACCCACCTCAGGATGCTCCGCGCGATGGAGCTGCTTCAGATCTCGGACTACAAGCTGGAGGTGGTGGCCGAGCTAGTCGGCTACGACAATGCCTTCTCCTTCTCGCACGCCTTCGTGAAGTCGACCGGGCAGAGGCCGTCGAGCTGGCGCGCGAGGCAGTAG
- a CDS encoding LamG-like jellyroll fold domain-containing protein: protein MNQHRNVRRARVMARVVGTIGIVAFSPVSASAQELVHRWSFDTLEDSVGNADITLHGNASLASGELVIAGGPVRTNYASMEIGETIASTGSLTVETWFTMNSAQEWSKLWMFGTDSGGYGGTPFMDFTPIIPGGLPSIGYHTVNGAEITTRGEPVAPSLPTGVAMLATVVFDDAADQIRLYRDGQLIDSVGWAGTISQLGNTAHNFIGAPVYFGDGSIDARVNEMRVWTGALTDAHIAANAANGPATPAVHDPRIDVPAEFSIETGGEAGSITIPITNLGTTGTLQVTGVTITGPDADFFTTDTTLPLVIAPGGEGSLELGFNFDGWSGEFGAQVEITSNDPFSGPKITNIAVKVALPDIEVPAGITQGPVANDAAPQTFTALVQNVGQGELILFDAEFISGNVAPTHFQQFKVVRDFIEDGPLYLAPGESTELEFTFDPSRILGTLASGYLEIESSDYTSPVLTIPVTVELQDSLPATTTPVLEHRWSFASDASDSEGGATAELLGETTVSGGSLVLPGGGLRTNMASIPVGLTFARSRSLTIEAWVTPASEDQMWRKIWMFGTPSTGPFAATYIDFSQRSDIPNQSPSLSFRTPGRGEVVTRGEPNPPMLPANVESHLVAVYDSENDVISLYRDGTLIDSVGWIGEMHELGITTENYIGAALLFGDADWGGTISEFRIWNGALSATQVASSRTAGTEVLPDLTAPPAGDGGLAIAKLAVRDGQIVLEEVSGLRAGVQYHLETGTQLNDFVPVAGSTFSAGGTIPTVPAVGPRRFVRIVEGAAP, encoded by the coding sequence ATGAATCAGCATCGCAATGTGAGGCGTGCCCGCGTGATGGCACGCGTGGTCGGGACGATTGGCATCGTCGCGTTTTCCCCGGTATCTGCCTCCGCCCAGGAGCTGGTCCACCGGTGGAGCTTCGACACGCTCGAGGACAGCGTCGGCAACGCGGACATCACCCTGCATGGCAATGCCTCGCTCGCCTCGGGCGAGCTGGTGATCGCGGGCGGTCCGGTACGCACGAACTACGCCTCGATGGAGATCGGCGAAACCATCGCGAGCACCGGTAGCCTCACCGTCGAGACGTGGTTCACCATGAACTCCGCGCAGGAGTGGTCGAAGCTGTGGATGTTTGGCACCGACTCCGGCGGCTACGGTGGAACGCCCTTCATGGACTTCACCCCCATCATCCCGGGCGGGCTGCCGAGCATCGGCTACCACACCGTGAATGGCGCGGAGATCACCACCCGTGGCGAGCCCGTGGCTCCGTCGCTGCCGACCGGCGTCGCCATGCTGGCCACCGTGGTCTTCGATGACGCCGCAGACCAGATCCGCCTGTATCGCGACGGACAGCTCATCGACAGCGTCGGCTGGGCAGGCACCATCTCGCAACTCGGAAACACCGCGCACAATTTCATCGGCGCGCCCGTTTACTTCGGCGACGGCAGCATAGATGCGCGTGTGAATGAAATGCGCGTCTGGACCGGCGCGCTGACGGACGCGCACATCGCCGCGAATGCCGCGAACGGCCCTGCGACTCCCGCGGTGCACGATCCCCGCATCGATGTGCCCGCCGAGTTCTCCATCGAGACTGGAGGAGAAGCAGGCAGCATCACCATCCCGATCACGAATCTGGGCACTACGGGCACCCTGCAGGTGACCGGAGTGACCATCACCGGACCCGACGCCGACTTCTTCACGACGGACACCACGCTCCCGCTGGTCATCGCACCCGGCGGCGAAGGCAGCCTGGAGCTGGGCTTCAACTTCGACGGATGGTCGGGCGAATTCGGCGCGCAGGTGGAGATCACCAGCAACGATCCCTTCTCCGGACCGAAGATCACGAACATCGCCGTGAAGGTCGCCCTGCCCGACATCGAGGTGCCCGCCGGTATCACGCAGGGACCGGTGGCGAACGACGCCGCGCCGCAGACTTTCACCGCACTCGTGCAGAATGTCGGACAAGGAGAGCTGATCCTCTTCGATGCCGAGTTCATCTCCGGCAATGTGGCCCCGACCCACTTCCAGCAGTTCAAGGTCGTGCGCGATTTCATTGAGGATGGCCCGCTCTACCTGGCCCCGGGTGAAAGCACGGAGCTGGAGTTCACCTTCGATCCCTCGCGCATCCTCGGCACGCTCGCCAGCGGCTACCTGGAGATCGAGTCGAGCGACTACACCTCGCCGGTCCTCACCATTCCGGTGACCGTGGAGCTACAGGATTCCCTGCCAGCGACCACCACTCCGGTGCTGGAGCACCGCTGGAGCTTCGCCTCGGATGCATCCGACTCCGAGGGTGGTGCCACTGCCGAGCTGCTCGGCGAGACGACAGTCTCCGGCGGCAGCCTCGTCCTGCCGGGCGGTGGCCTGCGCACGAACATGGCCTCCATTCCCGTGGGCCTCACCTTTGCCCGATCGCGCAGCCTCACCATAGAGGCATGGGTCACGCCGGCCAGCGAGGACCAGATGTGGCGGAAGATCTGGATGTTTGGCACGCCGTCCACCGGTCCTTTCGCCGCGACCTACATCGACTTCTCGCAGCGCAGCGATATCCCGAACCAGTCGCCCAGCCTCAGCTTCCGCACGCCCGGCCGCGGCGAGGTGGTCACCCGTGGCGAGCCGAATCCACCGATGCTCCCCGCCAACGTCGAGTCGCATCTGGTCGCGGTCTATGATTCGGAGAACGACGTGATCTCCCTCTACCGCGACGGCACCCTCATCGACAGCGTCGGCTGGATCGGCGAGATGCACGAGCTCGGCATCACCACGGAGAACTACATCGGCGCGGCTCTGCTCTTCGGCGATGCCGACTGGGGTGGTACGATCAGTGAATTCCGCATCTGGAACGGTGCTCTCTCCGCCACGCAGGTCGCGTCCAGCCGCACCGCTGGCACCGAGGTGCTGCCCGACCTCACCGCACCGCCCGCTGGCGATGGCGGCCTCGCGATTGCAAAGCTCGCCGTGCGCGACGGCCAGATCGTCCTGGAGGAAGTCAGTGGCTTGCGCGCGGGAGTGCAGTATCATCTGGAGACCGGTACGCAGTTGAATGACTTCGTGCCCGTGGCAGGCAGCACGTTCTCCGCGGGAGGAACCATCCCCACGGTGCCGGCCGTCGGCCCGCGTCGCTTTGTCCGTATCGTCGAAGGAGCAGCACCATGA
- a CDS encoding cupin domain-containing protein — protein MSCSPEIETRFFADDGRTPNNPTLPLLILRSTGAADADDPAAWLEKTFTSNGWSGTWRWGVYPYHHYHTTTHEVLGVSRGTATLMLGGEAGEKFEVHVGDVLVLPAGVGHMAVSSSEDFQVVGAYPGGGKPDLLRSGEGNIDAACGRIEKVELPNRDPIHGPDGPLMEHWR, from the coding sequence ATGTCCTGCTCACCCGAGATCGAAACCCGCTTCTTCGCCGACGACGGTCGCACGCCTAACAATCCGACGCTGCCGCTGCTGATCCTGCGCTCGACGGGGGCGGCGGACGCTGACGATCCCGCCGCGTGGCTGGAAAAGACTTTCACCTCGAACGGATGGAGCGGCACGTGGAGATGGGGCGTGTATCCCTATCACCACTATCACACCACGACCCACGAAGTCCTCGGTGTCTCCCGCGGAACCGCCACGCTCATGCTTGGCGGAGAGGCCGGCGAGAAGTTCGAAGTGCATGTCGGGGACGTCCTCGTCCTCCCCGCGGGAGTCGGCCACATGGCCGTGAGTTCATCGGAGGACTTCCAGGTGGTCGGAGCCTATCCGGGCGGCGGAAAGCCTGACCTACTCCGGTCAGGTGAAGGCAATATCGACGCGGCCTGTGGCAGGATCGAAAAGGTGGAACTGCCCAACCGCGATCCGATCCATGGCCCCGACGGCCCGCTCATGGAACACTGGCGGTGA
- a CDS encoding beta-L-arabinofuranosidase domain-containing protein, translated as MASALLMAAVGGTVKADEPSKAAALNRAPLLESAWVALPLGTVRAEGWLQEMLEMQRDGLTGHAEELQPELGPDSGWKGGTGENGERGPYYLKGLIPLAWQLDDAVLQKRARTWIDAILASQRPDGSYGPASNNDWWPRMVVNHVMRDYHEATGDERVLAFLASYYKYQSSTLGKRPLGAWGRARAGDEIDNVFWLYNRSGDRALLELADRLASQAYPWTEIYSENRFMDYGGDSMPKHAVNVAQALKMPAVYFQRSGKAADREAYDKGIAHLDRDHGLAVGINSGSEMLSGRSTSQGVELCTTVERILSDAATLRVLGDAKIGDSLETMAFNLLPGSFSEDIHQHVYYCIPNNAVARKSFRGFNQDKEDGTVPSHRSGFPCCCFNFNMGWPKLVQNSWAATADGGLAQIAIAPVKLIAKVAGGTQVGVKVSTDYPFNETAVYEITTAREVKFPLSLRIPAWCDGAAIEVNGEFAGSPKAGSFARIERTWKSGDKVRVVLPMQVRTAHGVNGSVSVKRGPLLYSLPVKEQQKELAAGPVQGFEAYEIQPDSKWNHALAVDAKDPASSFPVTTKPMTRRPFQRESTPVRLKARGKLVPQWRLNAEGNAALEPPQSPVNPDTPWTDLELIPFGAGMLRITSFPVLGEPVPPAREFEDSFASGNYNGWLTFGGGWRVKDGKLETLGDVYMDHGSGGSHAVAEGTDFSDLVYEADVLVGAHGDAGLIFRTSNPALGANAYDGYYAAISAGGKSVMLGKAGGEWHPLQIVEYPIEADRSYRLRVEAKGDTIRVFIGDSPQPLITVQDGTYRSGMIGVRRYCTVGNQYGSSFSGVKVRLPDPAEGH; from the coding sequence ATGGCGTCCGCGCTCCTGATGGCAGCGGTCGGTGGCACAGTGAAAGCCGATGAGCCGTCCAAGGCCGCCGCCTTGAATCGCGCGCCGCTGCTCGAGTCGGCCTGGGTCGCACTGCCGCTCGGCACCGTGCGGGCGGAGGGCTGGCTGCAGGAAATGCTGGAAATGCAGCGCGACGGCCTGACCGGCCATGCCGAGGAGCTGCAGCCGGAGCTGGGACCTGACAGCGGGTGGAAGGGCGGCACCGGCGAGAATGGCGAGCGAGGTCCCTACTACCTCAAAGGCCTCATCCCCCTCGCCTGGCAGCTCGACGATGCCGTGCTCCAGAAAAGGGCACGCACATGGATCGACGCCATCCTCGCCTCGCAGCGCCCGGATGGATCCTACGGCCCCGCCTCCAACAACGACTGGTGGCCACGGATGGTGGTCAATCACGTGATGCGGGATTACCACGAGGCCACCGGGGACGAGCGCGTGCTCGCCTTCCTCGCTTCCTACTACAAGTATCAAAGTTCCACCCTCGGCAAGAGGCCGCTGGGTGCGTGGGGACGGGCACGGGCCGGGGACGAGATCGACAATGTCTTCTGGCTCTACAACCGCAGCGGCGATCGTGCGCTCCTGGAACTCGCCGACCGACTCGCCTCCCAGGCCTATCCGTGGACGGAGATCTATTCGGAGAACCGCTTCATGGATTACGGAGGTGATTCCATGCCGAAGCACGCGGTGAATGTCGCGCAAGCGCTGAAGATGCCCGCGGTCTATTTCCAGAGATCCGGCAAGGCCGCGGACCGCGAGGCCTACGACAAGGGCATCGCCCACCTCGACCGTGACCACGGGCTGGCGGTAGGCATCAACTCGGGCAGCGAGATGCTTTCCGGACGATCCACCAGCCAGGGCGTGGAGCTCTGCACCACCGTCGAGCGCATCCTCTCGGACGCCGCGACGCTCCGGGTGCTGGGCGACGCGAAGATCGGCGATTCGCTGGAGACGATGGCATTCAATCTCCTGCCGGGCTCCTTCTCCGAGGACATCCACCAGCACGTCTACTACTGCATCCCGAACAACGCGGTGGCCCGCAAGAGCTTCCGCGGCTTCAACCAGGACAAGGAGGACGGCACCGTGCCCTCCCACCGCTCGGGCTTCCCGTGCTGCTGCTTCAACTTCAACATGGGATGGCCGAAGCTGGTGCAGAACTCATGGGCTGCCACGGCGGACGGCGGACTCGCCCAGATCGCCATCGCACCCGTGAAGCTGATCGCGAAGGTTGCGGGCGGCACGCAGGTCGGGGTGAAGGTTTCCACCGACTATCCCTTCAATGAGACGGCGGTGTATGAGATCACGACGGCACGCGAGGTGAAGTTCCCACTGTCGCTGCGCATCCCCGCCTGGTGCGATGGTGCGGCCATCGAGGTGAATGGTGAATTCGCCGGCTCGCCGAAGGCGGGTAGCTTCGCGCGGATCGAGCGGACGTGGAAGAGCGGCGACAAGGTGCGCGTGGTCCTGCCCATGCAGGTCCGCACCGCGCACGGCGTGAACGGCTCCGTCTCCGTGAAGCGCGGCCCGCTGCTCTATTCGCTGCCAGTGAAGGAGCAGCAGAAGGAACTCGCTGCCGGACCCGTGCAAGGATTCGAGGCCTACGAGATCCAGCCGGATTCCAAGTGGAACCACGCGCTGGCGGTGGACGCGAAAGATCCCGCGTCGTCATTCCCGGTCACCACGAAGCCGATGACACGCCGTCCCTTCCAGAGGGAGTCGACACCTGTTAGATTGAAGGCCCGCGGGAAGCTCGTGCCCCAGTGGCGTCTCAATGCCGAGGGAAATGCCGCGCTTGAGCCGCCCCAGAGTCCGGTGAATCCAGACACGCCATGGACCGATCTGGAGTTGATCCCCTTCGGTGCCGGGATGCTCCGCATCACCAGTTTCCCCGTGCTGGGTGAGCCGGTGCCGCCTGCACGGGAATTCGAGGATTCCTTCGCCTCCGGGAACTACAATGGCTGGCTCACTTTCGGCGGCGGATGGCGAGTGAAGGACGGAAAGCTGGAAACGCTCGGTGACGTTTACATGGATCACGGTTCCGGCGGATCGCATGCCGTGGCCGAGGGGACTGATTTCTCCGACTTGGTCTATGAGGCGGACGTGCTCGTCGGCGCGCACGGCGATGCCGGGCTGATCTTCCGCACCAGCAATCCCGCGCTCGGGGCGAATGCCTACGACGGCTACTACGCGGCCATCTCCGCGGGGGGCAAGTCCGTCATGCTGGGCAAGGCAGGCGGCGAGTGGCATCCGCTGCAGATCGTGGAGTATCCCATCGAAGCCGACCGCAGCTACCGCCTGCGCGTCGAGGCAAAAGGCGACACCATCCGTGTCTTCATCGGTGATTCGCCGCAACCGCTCATCACCGTGCAGGACGGCACCTACCGCTCCGGGATGATCGGCGTGCGCCGCTACTGCACTGTCGGCAATCAATATGGATCATCCTTTTCCGGTGTGAAGGTCCGCTTGCCGGACCCCGCCGAAGGACACTGA